TATGGCCGGTCCTTTCTCCACGGCATGACGATCGACTCAATCTCGCCGCGCCGATCCATGAACGTCGCGGACGCCGATCGAGCGTCGCAGCAACCCGACCGCCGGGCCAGGGAACCTTATGATTCTCGACCGCGTCTCGCCCTGCGTGGCGATCGATCCGGCAAGCCTCATCCAGGCGACGCTCGCGCCCGTCTTCCTCATCTCGGGCACCGCGGTCTTCCTGAACTTCAGCCAAGCGAGGCTCTTCCGCGTGACGGATCGGCTCCGGCAACTGCGCGTCGAGGCCTCTGTTCCCGGAGCGGACCCCGGATGGCACCGGGCGCAGGTGGCCCTTTACATCCGCCGCGGCCGCATCATGCGCAACGCCATCGTCTTCGGCGTCCTTGCGGTCGCATTCACGGTGGTTACGGCCCTGCTGCTCCTCGGCTCCTCGCTCGTGAGCGCGCCCGTCGACGTCTACGCCCCCTACGCCTTCGCGCTCGCGCTCCTCTCGTTCGCCGCGGCTCTCGTGTTCGTCGTCGACGACACCATCCTCTCCGTCCGCAACGTGGAGCGCGAGGCCGACGCCGATTGAAGCCGTGATCAGAGGCCTTGTATCGGTTGGACGACGACGCAGGGCCATGGAGCAAGCGCTCGCCCCCCGTCCCCGCACCGATGCGTTCCTGAGCGAAGCCATCCGCGCCGCCGGCATCGTGGGCGCGGGGGGCGCCGGTTTTCCCACGTACGTCAAATATGGCAAGCCCACGCCGCTGCTCGTCGTGAATGGCGCCGAAAGCGAGCCCGGGTACGTGTGCGACAAGCTCCTCTTCCGCGACCGCGCGCGGGAATTCGCGCGCCTTTTCGTCTTCCTCAAGGACATCGAAGCGTACGAGCGCATCATCGTGGGCGTCGAGGAGGGGGCGCGCCCGTTCATGGGGCCCCTCGAGGACCTGGCCGCCGCCACCGACGCCTTCGAGGTCGCCACTTTTCCGAATCTCTACAAATATGGGCAGGAGAAAGCGTTGATCAAGGTCCTTCTGGACCGGGACGTCGCGAAAGCCGAGAAGCCTCCGGACGTCGGCGTCACGGTCAACAACAACGAGACGCTCTGGAACGTGTACCGCGCGCTCTTCGAAGGACGCCCGGTCACGACGAAATTCCTCACCGTCTACGGCGAGACGCCAGCCCACCTCGCGCTCGAGGCGCCCGTGGGGGCGCTCGCGACGGACCTCCTCGCGCTTGCGGGCCTCGACGAGCCCGATCCCTCGCTCCATCTGTTCGACGGCGGCCCCGTCCTCTGCGAGCCGGTTCCGGACTGGACGCGCGAACCCTACGGCATCCGCAAGACGACGAACGGGCTCCTCCTCGTCTCGCCGGAGCGGCTGAAGACGCGCGCGAAAGCCTATCCCCGCACCGACGGACCCGCATTGCCGGACCACATCGAAAACGTCGAGGGCTCCATCGCGCGCGTCCGCATCCCTCTCGGCGGACGCTTCGGGGCGCCGGCCGCTCCCGTCGTCGACGTCGGCGCGCGCGTCATGGTCGGCGACGTGATTGCGGAGCCGCCCCCCGACCGGCTCGGCGTCCCGGTCCACGCCTCCATCACCGGCGTGGTCGTCGGCATCGACGCCGGTCACGTCGACCTCGAGGCGCCCGACCGGGAGGTTCCCTGATGGAGCCCGCGCTCCCGCGCTTCGTGATGCCCGCGACGTGCCGTCTCGGGTGGGGGGCCGCCGAGGGCGTGGGGAAGGACGTCCGGCGCGTGGGCGCGTCGCGCGCGCTCGTCGTCACGACGCACGGCCTCGAGGGATCCTGGATCGTGAAGGACGCGCTCGCGGCGCTCGGGGGCGCGGGCGTCGAGACGGAGCTCTCCGCGCGGGCCCATGGCCCCCCCGACGACGCGAGGGCGCGCGACGTCGCCGAAGCCTTCCGCTCGATGGGCGCGGACGCGCTCGTCTCGATCGGAGGCGGAAGCGCGCACGACCTCGCGAAGGCGGCGGGCGTTCTCGCCACCCACGGCGGGGCGTTGTCCGACCACGAAGGCGTGGATCGGCTCCGCGTCGACACGCCGGTCCACGTCGCGCTCAACACCACGGCGGGATCCGGTTCCGAGCTGAGCCGACTCCTGTTCGTCGTCGATCGCGAGAAGGGCCGACCCGCGATGATCCGGGACGAGCGCATCACGCCGCGCGTCGCCATCAACGATCCGGGCACGCACGTCACGTCCCCTCCGGAGGTCACGGCGGCGGCGGGCATGAACCTCCTCACCCACGCCATCGAGGCCTACTTCAGCCGCAACGCCGCGCCGCTCACGGACGCGCTCGCGCTCGACGCCGTCGCGCTCGTCGCGGAGCACTTGCCTCGCGCCGTCGCCGACGGCAACGACCCAAAGGCCCGCGGCGCGCTCGCGATGGCCGAGCAGCTCGCGGGCATCGCGTACAACAGCGCTGGCCTCGGCGTCGCGGACGCGATCGCGCTCTCGCTCACCGCGCAGTACGACCTGCCGCACGGCGCGATCAACGGCGCGCTCCTGCCGCACGTCGTCGCGCTCGACGTCGCCGAGCGGAGGTCGAAAGCTCGCAGGCTCGCGGAAACGCTCGGCGGGAGCGAGCCGGGAAGGATCCCGGAAGCCCTCGCCGAGGTCGCCCGCCGCGCGGGCGCCCCCCTGTCGCTGAGCGCCCTCGGGCTCGAGGAGGACGTGGTCTACACGTCCATCGGGGCGATCCTCGAAAGCCCGCTTCTCGACCTCCATCCGACGGTCATGACGGAGGAGCGGCTCGTGGACATCGTCGTCGCGGCCGTGTCGGGAGCCCCGCCCGAGGTCCGGGCGAGCGCGCGCTGAGCCGAAGGAAAGCCCCCCCGTGGGGGCAGAACATGACGGAGGTCCGGGCCGGATACATACCCCCGGTCCGGCCCGGACCGCCCCTCTCCCGAAGGGCCCAATCCCTTGAGGGGTGATAACGAATGTCATCCAATGGTTGATCCGAGGGGACGGGACGCCCCCGTCGACCCCGACCCGAGGTTTCGGCCCCCGGCCGGAGTGGCAGGCCCTCCCGCCTTCCGAACCCGGCGCGTTCAAGCGCCGTCGGGACCTAGGCCCCACGTGGTCCCGGCCGCGCGCCATCCCGTCGAGCGCAAGCTCCTCGCCGCCCGGTTCGCCGGGGGGGTCGCGCCCCGCTACGACGGCTACGGCATCGCGAACCTGCCCGCCTCGGTCCTGCGTCCCTTCAACGCGCGCGCGACGCTTCCTCCGCTTGCGCCCGACGTCCTCCCGCCCGCCCTCCTTGCGGGCGTGGAGCGCGTGGTGGCCCTCGTCGTCGACGGCCTCGGGTGGAGGCAGCTCCTCCGCGCGATGGATTCGGGGGGCGCGCCGAACCTCCGCGCGCTCGCCGACCGCGGTCACCTCGCCCCCGCGACGAGCGTGCTCCCGAGCACGACCGTCACCGCCCTCGCGACGCTCAGCACCGGGGAATCGCCGGTCCGGCACGGTCTCCTCGGATACCGCATGTGGCTGCCGCGGCCCGGCATCACGGCCAACATGATCCGCTTCATGGGCATCCTCGGGGGTCGCCTCGAGGACCGGGGCTTCGATCTCGAGGCCATGCTGCCCTTCCCGACCATCTTCGAGAAGGCCGCGCGCGCCGGCGCCGAAGCCTGCGTCGTGACACGCGACGAATACACGCGCTCGCCGCTCGGTCGCCTCATCTATCGCGGCGCGCTCCTCGACGGCTACCAGGGGCAAGGCGACCTTTTCGTCAAGGCGCGGCGTCATCTCGAGCGGCTCGAGGGCCGTCCCGCGCTCCTGCGACTGTACTGGGACCTTGTCGACACCGTGGCCCACGAATACGGCGAAACGAGCGACGAGCACGCCGCGGAAGTCGCCGCCTTCGACTTCGCGCTCGGGCGCGAATTCTTCGATCGGATCCGCGACCCCAAGACGCTCCTCGTCGTGACCGCCGACCACGGGCACATCACGATCCCGCCCGACCGTCGCGTGCGCCTCAACGAGCACCCGGGCCTCCTCGAGAATCTTGCCGTGCCGCCCTCGGGAGAGGGCCGCATGAGCTACCTGCACGTGCGCGACGGGCGCCGACGCGCGGTCGTGGACTACGTGCGCAGGCGCCTCGCGAAGCAGGCCACGCTCGTGCCGGTCGAGCGCGCGGCGAACGATGGCCGCTTCGGACCCGGCAAACGCCACCCCGAGTTCGAGCGGCGCGCAGGCGAATTCCTCCTCGTCGCGCGCGACGACCACAAGTTCGATTACCACTACGCCCCCGATGCCGGGCCGCGGCCGCTCGCCGGCAATCACGGCGGCGTGTCTCCCGAAGAGATGCTCGTGCCGGTGCTCGCGGCGCGGATGGGCTGAATCAGGCCATGGCCGGGACGAACATCCACCGCACGACGGGGAAGCTCGAGGGCTCTGGATCCTTCGGCGTGTAGGTGATCGTGAACCGCCCGGGATCCGTCCGGCCCCACAACGAGACCATGAACGGTCTGGCTCCGACCTCGAAGTCGTACGTGGTGCCGTTCGGCAACGCGAGCGACACGGTGAACGGCGCGGCATCGGGGGGCCGCTGGGCAGCGAAACTGAAAACGCCGGGTTCCGTGACGTCCGCCACGTACGTCACGGGGCCCGCCCGAAGGACGACAGGGTCGCCGAGCGTCCGCACGTAGGTGGCATTGCCGTGCTCGCCGATCGGAATGTCGGCAAACTTCGCGCCCGCGCCCTTCTGCTCAACGACCTCGATCGCGCCCCGACCCGCGGCCTCGACGACGACGCCGAACTTCGTGACGTTGCGGACCACCATGAAGAGCGAGACGCTCTCGCCCGCGGCGAGAACGTAGTCGGACGCAATCGTCCCGTTCCCGCGGCCGCCCACCGGGATCGGACAGCAGCCCACGTTCACGTCGGCCGGGCCCACGCGCTCGCGCACGCGGGCGTGGTCGACCGTGAAGCCGCCGCCGCCCGCGAAGACGTCGGGCCACGCCGCGTCGGAGCGGATGAGGAAGAAAACCGTCCCACTCGACCCGCCGCCCGTCGTGTCGGACTTCGTCGCGGTGACCGTCAACTCCGAGGGTTCGGTCGCGACGAAACGCATCTCGTGGAAGCCCGTCCGCGGCGCCGCGCTCGACGTGTTGATGCGATACCGGTAAGCGAATGTCTTCGACGGCTCGTCCGAAGCGCTCTCGATCGGGTTCATCGCCACGGCGCCGAGGCAACCGGAGAACGCGAGGACGAGGGCGAGGAGCACGACGGGGAGCCCGCGCATGCGGGCGGATGCCCTGGGGCCCGCTTATAGTTCACCGGTTGAATACGACTAAACCCGAGCGGGGGCGGGAAGGCGATCGCGGCCCGCCCGCGACGTCACCAGGGCTCATCCCGGTAGACATCGCGCCGGAGCGACGGCGTCTCCGTCTTGATGGGGACGAACCTGAACTTGAGCGGGGGGAAGTCCCACGTGTCGCCGTCCTTGCCGGGCGTGAAGGCGATGACGAAGGCCCCGCCTTCGACGAGGCTCCCGGACACGAATGCGGCATCGCGCGGCCCCACGCGCTCCTCGACCTTCGTGCCGTTCGGAAGCGCGAGCGAGAACGAGAACGACTTCGCGTCGCGCCGCCCGACGGCCTCGAGATTGAAGATCCCCGGCCCCGATGCTTCGATCACGTGCCGGACGGGCCCCGCGCGCAGAACGAGGTTCTGGCCGGCCGGCCCCGACAGATACGTCGCGTTGCCATGGGCCGCATGGGGGATCTC
Above is a genomic segment from Candidatus Thermoplasmatota archaeon containing:
- a CDS encoding DUF2721 domain-containing protein; this translates as MAIDPASLIQATLAPVFLISGTAVFLNFSQARLFRVTDRLRQLRVEASVPGADPGWHRAQVALYIRRGRIMRNAIVFGVLAVAFTVVTALLLLGSSLVSAPVDVYAPYAFALALLSFAAALVFVVDDTILSVRNVEREADAD
- a CDS encoding proton-conducting membrane transporter; this translates as MEQALAPRPRTDAFLSEAIRAAGIVGAGGAGFPTYVKYGKPTPLLVVNGAESEPGYVCDKLLFRDRAREFARLFVFLKDIEAYERIIVGVEEGARPFMGPLEDLAAATDAFEVATFPNLYKYGQEKALIKVLLDRDVAKAEKPPDVGVTVNNNETLWNVYRALFEGRPVTTKFLTVYGETPAHLALEAPVGALATDLLALAGLDEPDPSLHLFDGGPVLCEPVPDWTREPYGIRKTTNGLLLVSPERLKTRAKAYPRTDGPALPDHIENVEGSIARVRIPLGGRFGAPAAPVVDVGARVMVGDVIAEPPPDRLGVPVHASITGVVVGIDAGHVDLEAPDREVP
- a CDS encoding iron-containing alcohol dehydrogenase codes for the protein MEPALPRFVMPATCRLGWGAAEGVGKDVRRVGASRALVVTTHGLEGSWIVKDALAALGGAGVETELSARAHGPPDDARARDVAEAFRSMGADALVSIGGGSAHDLAKAAGVLATHGGALSDHEGVDRLRVDTPVHVALNTTAGSGSELSRLLFVVDREKGRPAMIRDERITPRVAINDPGTHVTSPPEVTAAAGMNLLTHAIEAYFSRNAAPLTDALALDAVALVAEHLPRAVADGNDPKARGALAMAEQLAGIAYNSAGLGVADAIALSLTAQYDLPHGAINGALLPHVVALDVAERRSKARRLAETLGGSEPGRIPEALAEVARRAGAPLSLSALGLEEDVVYTSIGAILESPLLDLHPTVMTEERLVDIVVAAVSGAPPEVRASAR
- a CDS encoding alkaline phosphatase family protein, translated to MVPAARHPVERKLLAARFAGGVAPRYDGYGIANLPASVLRPFNARATLPPLAPDVLPPALLAGVERVVALVVDGLGWRQLLRAMDSGGAPNLRALADRGHLAPATSVLPSTTVTALATLSTGESPVRHGLLGYRMWLPRPGITANMIRFMGILGGRLEDRGFDLEAMLPFPTIFEKAARAGAEACVVTRDEYTRSPLGRLIYRGALLDGYQGQGDLFVKARRHLERLEGRPALLRLYWDLVDTVAHEYGETSDEHAAEVAAFDFALGREFFDRIRDPKTLLVVTADHGHITIPPDRRVRLNEHPGLLENLAVPPSGEGRMSYLHVRDGRRRAVVDYVRRRLAKQATLVPVERAANDGRFGPGKRHPEFERRAGEFLLVARDDHKFDYHYAPDAGPRPLAGNHGGVSPEEMLVPVLAARMG